A single Vigna radiata var. radiata cultivar VC1973A chromosome 8, Vradiata_ver6, whole genome shotgun sequence DNA region contains:
- the LOC106771871 gene encoding pescadillo homolog — translation MVKHYRPPGKKKEGNAAKFVIRSQALKQLQISLPLFRKLCILKGVTPREPKKKFKGTHQTYYHVKDISFLHHEPLVEIHRAIRVHERKIKKAEAKKNHERANRLREKTPKPKIDRIIRQRYPRFVDALGELDDCLTMVHLFAALPASESKKIDVECVHKCRRLAHEWQAFISRTHKLRKTFVSVKGIYYQAEVEGQMITWLTPHSLQQVVSDDVDIVTMLNFLQLYEPLLSFVNFRLYHSINLKYPPILDPRLEALAADLYALSRYVSTNTGLSVVNSETSQVESEQLETKQREAESGNETSELRLAQLQHQLPSNEPGALMHLVEEVTGEDDEDLDTKECKNLFKNVKFFLSREVPRESLLFVIPAFGGIVSWEGEGAPFGESDQSITHQIVDREAQGHRFLSRDYVQPQWVFDCVNARIILPTDNYLVGRIPPPHLSPFINYDEEGAYIPDYAKTIKQLQAAARKEVVPLPGVGNEDLEDPQNLLVEGIIGRAEANEAAQRKQKMMILERQYHDDLKKELKGVTFTSAGSKETSEAVQTGVSATNVEENPGDDMGKIMMSRKKRKLLEAMQISNKRKQAQIDIIKHRKKKIDEAQS, via the exons ATGGTGAAGCACTACAGACCCCCG gggaagaaaaaggaaggaaaCGCTGCTAAGTTTGTCATTAGGTCACAGGCACTCAAGCAGCTTCAAATCAGTCTACCCCTTTTCAG GAAACTGTGTATTTTGAAAGGTGTAACTCCCCGCGAACCTAAGAAAAAGTTCAAGGGAACTCATCAGACTTATTACCATGTGAAGGATATTTCCTTCCTCCATCACGAACCTTTGGTTGAAATTCATAGAGCTATAAGAGTgcatgagagaaaaataaagaaagcgGAGGCAAAGAAGAACCATGAACGTGCAAACAGGCTTCGGGAGAAAACACCCAAACCCAAGATAGATAGGATTATACGGCAGAg GTACCCAAGGTTTGTGGATGCACTTGGAGAATTGGATGACTGCCTTACAATGGTGCACCTTTTTGCAGCATTACCTGCATCTGAGAGTAAAAAAATAGATGTGGAGTGTGTCCATAAATGTCGAAG ATTGGCACATGAATGGCAAGCATTCATATCTCGGACTCATAAGTTAAGAAAGACATTTGTATCTGTGAAAGGCATATACTACCAG GCTGAGGTCGAGGGTCAGATGATAACATGGTTAACTCCTCATTCACTACAACAGGTTGTATCTGATGATGTTGACATCGTTACCATGCTAAACTTTCTGCAATTATACGAG CCTCTTCTTAGTTTTGTCAATTTTCGCCTCTATCATTCTATAAATTTGAAGTATCCACCAATACTTGATCCTCGGCTGGAAGCTCTGGCTGCAG ATCTATATGCTCTGTCAAGGTATGTCAGTACCAATACTGGACTTTCTGTAGTGAATTCTGAAACTTCTCAAGTTGAATCAGAGCAATTGGAGACCAAGCAAAGAGAGGCAGAGTCTGGAAATGAAACATCGGAACTAAGACTTGCACAACTTCAGCATCAACTTCCTTCTAATGAACCTGGTGCACTAATGCACCTTGTTGAGGAAGTTACTGGTGAAGATGACGAGGATCTTGATACAAAAGAATGtaaaaatctctttaaaaatGTGAAATTCTTCCTAAGCAGGGAG GTACCAAGGGAATCATTGCTTTTTGTTATTCCTGCTTTTGGGGGCATAGTTTCTTGGGAGGGAGAAGGGGCACCCTTTGGGGAATCTGATCAGAGCATCACTCATCAG ATTGTTGACAGGGAAGCACAAGGACATAGGTTCCTCTCAAGAGATTACGTTCAACCACAGTGGGTATTTGACTGTGTGAATGCACGGATTATTTTGCCAACTGATAATTATTTGGTGGGAAG GATTCCTCCACCACACTTGTcaccttttattaattatgatgaAGAAGGAGCATACATTCCAGATTATGCAAAAACCATTAAACAGTTGCAAGCTGCTGCTAGAAAGGAAGTCGTTCCACTTCCGGGTGTTGGGAATGAAGATCTGGAAGATCCTCAAAATCTTCTGGTTGAAGGTATTATTGGCCGAGCGGAGGCTAATGAAGCAGCTCAAAGAAAGCAAAAG ATGATGATTCTGGAGCGGCAATACCACGATGATTTGAAAAAAGAACTTAAAGGTGTTACATTCACTTCAGCAGGTTCTAAAGAAACTTCTGAAGCGGTGCAGACTGGAGTATCAGCTACCAATGTTGAGGAAAATCCTGGTGATGACATGGGTAAAATTATGATGTCCCGTAAAAAGAGGAAGCTCTTGGAAGCCATGCAG